The following nucleotide sequence is from Pseudomonadota bacterium.
CGCCTCTCGCGTTGAGAGGCGCAGCCCTCAAGCACGCAGACCAGACGGAGAACGCGCATGCCGTACGGCGCCATCTTTGACATGGACGGGGTTCTGGTCGACTCGGGCGACGCCCATCGCGCCTCGTGGATGCAACTGGGTGAGGAGATCGGTGTGGCCTTCACTCCCGAGTTCTTCGTGCAGACCTTCGGCATGCACAACAACCAGATCATCCCGCTGTGGCTGGGCGCGGTGACGGCCGACAAGGTCGAGCGGCTGGCCCTTCGCAAGGAAGTTCTGTACCGTGCCGCGGCACCGGATGTCGTGCGCCCTCTGCCGGGCGCGGTCTCGCTCGTGCGGGCGCTGCGTGCCGCCGGATGGCGCCTTGCGGTGGCATCGAGTGGACCGCGGGCAAACGTGGCGCTCATCGTTCGCCTGCTTGCTCTTGAAGATGCGTTCGACGCGCTCATCACAGGCGATGACGTTCGCGAGGGAAAACCCCACCCCGAAGTGTTCGAGAAGGCCATCTGCGCGGTGGACTTGCCCGCTTCGTCGTGTGTCGTCATCGAAGATGCTCCGCAGGGGGTGAGCGCAGGTCTTGCGGCGGGTGCCGCGGTACTCGCGGTGACCAGCTCCCGTCCTTCGTCGGAGCTCGCAGGGGCGCATCGCGTGGTGGCTTCGCTCGAGGGTGTCACCCCTGATACGCTGCACGCTCTCATCGCTGCACGGGCGGGGTGACCCAGCGGTCTCGCTCCCCGCGCTCTCCGCGCCCCATTACCGCGCGCGGCACGCTACATCTCTTCGTCGGCCGTCGGCGAACCTTGTCCCCCCGGACGGTTCTGCACCAGCCACATCGCCATCACGGCGAGCCCCGCAAGCATCACCAATGTGGCGATGACGCGCGTGTTGTCGCCGATGCGCACGCTCTCGTGCAGCAGCCCCATGCGTCCGAACAAAAAGTTCCAGTCGTGTCCTTCGCCGTCTTCTCCTCCGCCGAGCAGGGGAAGCAACATGACCTTGGCGTCGCGCATGTACACGCTCACGTTCACGAGGTTCTGCCCGAGCCAGAAGAAGGTGAATCCTGCTGCGAAGATCTCGCGACGCAGGGCGAAGTACACCGTGAACGCAGCGGGGACGAACAGCTGGCCGAGGGTTCCGCCGAGGGAGACGATGAACGGGCTTGGCACGAAGGGCATCAAGATGTAGTGGCCGGCTTCGTGAAAGGCAAGGTTTGCGTAGTCGAGCAGCGTCCACGGCTGGGCGTGGGTCAGGTAGGGCCAGGCCAGCAGGCATGCACCCATGAAGGCGGCCGCACGCACGCCCCAGCGCATGGTGGGCGAGACCAGCGGGTCGTCGTGCATGCGTCGCTTCGGGGAGATCGCTGCGGGCTCAGCCCTGAAGCGCGGCCTTCTCGGCCCGACCGCCCGCGTGCAGGAACAGGCCAGCCAGGGCAAGGGTTCCGCCGACGCCGGCGAGCATGCCGCCGACGCCGCCCACAAGCCCCCCGCGACGGTGGCGATATGGGCACCTGCCGTGGCCGGCG
It contains:
- a CDS encoding HAD family phosphatase produces the protein MPYGAIFDMDGVLVDSGDAHRASWMQLGEEIGVAFTPEFFVQTFGMHNNQIIPLWLGAVTADKVERLALRKEVLYRAAAPDVVRPLPGAVSLVRALRAAGWRLAVASSGPRANVALIVRLLALEDAFDALITGDDVREGKPHPEVFEKAICAVDLPASSCVVIEDAPQGVSAGLAAGAAVLAVTSSRPSSELAGAHRVVASLEGVTPDTLHALIAARAG